In Paracholeplasma morum, a single genomic region encodes these proteins:
- a CDS encoding amino acid ABC transporter ATP-binding protein: MKPIIEVMNLTKSFGDKTILNEINLSVHEKEVITLLGSSGSGKTTLLRCLNLLNEPDSGHIYFDGADLMDPKTDIDKLREHMGMVFQQFNLFNNKNVIENCTLSPVIRLGLSKEEATNRAIKYLSKVGLQDFLYQDVRRLSGGQKQRVAIARALCMEPKVMLFDEPTSALDPEMVQEVLEVIKTLRDEGMTMVIVTHEMNFAKDVSDRILFMDSGIVLEENNPNDFFNAPKEERTKQFLKKVNH; this comes from the coding sequence ATGAAACCAATCATTGAAGTGATGAATTTAACGAAAAGTTTTGGAGATAAAACCATTTTAAATGAGATTAATTTGTCTGTTCATGAAAAAGAAGTGATTACCCTTTTAGGCTCTTCAGGGTCTGGTAAAACAACCCTTTTAAGATGTTTAAACTTATTAAATGAACCGGATTCTGGCCACATCTATTTTGATGGTGCGGATTTAATGGATCCCAAAACAGACATTGATAAATTAAGAGAACACATGGGCATGGTATTCCAACAGTTTAATCTATTCAACAACAAAAACGTCATAGAAAACTGTACGTTGAGCCCCGTGATTAGACTCGGTTTATCTAAAGAAGAAGCAACAAACCGCGCGATTAAGTACTTAAGTAAAGTTGGCCTACAAGATTTCTTGTATCAAGATGTTAGAAGATTATCTGGGGGTCAAAAACAAAGAGTTGCCATCGCAAGAGCGTTATGCATGGAACCTAAGGTGATGTTATTTGACGAACCAACCAGTGCCCTTGACCCAGAAATGGTCCAAGAAGTACTTGAAGTCATTAAAACATTAAGAGATGAAGGCATGACGATGGTCATTGTTACTCACGAAATGAACTTTGCGAAAGATGTATCAGATCGAATTTTATTTATGGATTCAGGCATCGTATTAGAAGAGAATAATCCAAATGATTTCTTCAATGCGCCAAAAGAAGAACGCACTAAGCAATTTTTGAAAAAAGTGAATCATTAA